The genome window attttcataaacagaattcagcactTCTGGGGTTATTGCGAATCTGGTTCGCAGCGTCTGCTATGCGTTCGCGGAGTTGGTCttctgtatttatttcaacttcctacaccaaatctttcgtgtggaaCCAGTCAGAACCAGCCTCACGTAAACGCAGATATAGCTCCACAAATGTACAACGGGaaggaaggactccttcaggaaaacgcccGTCCTATAGTCGCCTTGCCGCTCTTGTAAATGTAAACCAGGTATCGCCAGTTCCGcgcaaattcaaatatttaaaaaatcaaataaaacccGCGAAAATGAACAAATGCCCAAGTCGTGATCATCACCCTACGAAACCCCTATGTTGTGTGTTTTATACAAAATGGCGGAAGACTAGCTCGAGATGCAAATAGCGGACCTGCAGGGTGGACaaacttcgaaataaaaatacataaatcgGTGGAAGGACGCCTGTATTTAATTTGCAGATATACTAATAAATACGTTCTCGTTTGATGTTGAACAGACAAAGAAATACATAACAACGCAATTTATGAATACTAGCCATGAGATTGAACAAACCACAAcaaatacaacaaataaatgaacaaCACGACATCGAGAGACTAAAAAGAcatgaaaataataacaacCACTGTAAATGGGATGAGTAAAACCTCCAAAACTCATTCACAAACGATGGCACACCATAATGTTTTCTAATcgttaaatttttatacaagCATGTGTGCATGACATAAgaatgaataaacaaaactcaacttaacaataattaaGACCCTAATTGAATACTACGCTCTCGCTCTCTCACCTCCTCGCATAACACGTGGTTTACCCTCGCGAAGTTAACCTAGTTCTCGCCCCCGATCTATTAGGTATATTATTCCACAAACTACCGCGGCGCATTCGTCCAAGTCCCTGCGACACCTAACTCGTTATGGGTGCAGTGCCCCGGTTTGTGTCCTCCGAAACTCCACTGTGAACCCCACACATGGTGAAACAGAAGCTTCCGCGAAGGGCGTGAGGAGCTCCACGGCTTCATGGAGAAGCCCTGTGGAACGCCACACCAGCAACCACAGAAGGCCCTCTTGGTGGGCCCTCGTTTTTCATTGCAACGTGATCAGTCTGCCGCCGCATCTACAACCTAATTCCGGCCAAACATGTGCCTCGGTTTTCCTTGCGGCAAATGTGAGGCCGTTCCCAAATGCGCTCCGACCACGTGTTACACAACGCCCCAAGATTTCACCCACTCATATGAAACCCCCTGATTATTACTTCATTCGGCCGTACATCATCGGAATaaacaaagaaacaaaacatACCTGGAGCCACGTATGATAATTTAAACAATCCTACCTCTATTAAACTATGCACCCCGCGAACGTCGCACGTGTATGATGTGTGCGGTTCGTGGCGTTTcaaataaacacaaacaaaatgaCATCCTGGAGAAATTATACAAACTGAAGACTAGCACTCGTTTCAAGAAATCTAACAGGTCAAAAAAACACAACCGTTTGGTTCAAGAGCCGAGAGTAGAGAGAGAACGTTTCCTTCAAAAACGAAAACCCCAAAAAGTGACCCCCACTTCCCCGTATCGAATTTTCTCGGTGGGCTTCGGACGTCCCTCTACTTCTCCTGGTCTCCTTCGGCGGCGgcaatttaaattcaaactgGGCGGCATTCAAATTCAAACTGGGATATTACAACGTGTTTCGctatagagtaaatgcaaatcggcgtattcttgttttgtgaacttcataactttttgtaggattcgcaaatttaaaattaaacttgacaaacgtcataggtgttacaggtaccgttgctaaagaaattgcagccaagcaaccagaattacctttttaaagacgattaactcattagcgtacagcaaattttcaattatttttatttcgaagacttttattagaaacattttttgtgtatgagttctactcatcgtcacctattactggatttcttctggcaggttatatcgggaccattctgtatattcgtatgaagaaaaatacaattaaaattcgaaattcacaacataattatggtaaattatatgtttttaatttgttgtagccaatttagggcgtcttcggtaagtagatggagtttggagaaaccttgctggaatttagtaaggggacaTTCTTCCACAGTGTGTTGGATGGTTCCTTTTTCTGCAAGAAGGGTTTTCACGAATGTTCCAGTTTAGCAGtatattattgcatttgccatggccggttctaaaacgatttaatttacaccagattttcctgggtaggtcaaatcccggaatttgttttgtaggatcctcaattagattttaattgaaaatatctacctacGTCTTGCCAGGCTGCTTTCCAATAGTCAGATTTGGAAAATGGTTGCATTAgaaattcttctttccaaagcgattttaatctaaaggGTGGTAAATTTGCCATGTCTTGTTGTTGTGTTATGGAGTACATGTTCggtgaatttaaaaatttatcccAAATTCGTTTTGTGACGTATTTTCTTCTAATATCGTACGGAATAATGTGCGCTAAGACATGTAGCCATGGTGTTGGAGTAGATTTTAAAGTACCCGTTATTATTCGAAGTGTGGTATTCAATTGAGCATCTATTTTGTCCACGTGTGCACTATTCTTCCAGACAGGGCAACAATATTCTGCCGTAGTCCTGTGACACGTAAGTGTGTGCATTCGCTCCCCAACTTGTGCCTGTGAGTTTTCAGTTTCTGTCGTAACTTTTCGATGTGTAGTTTGAAGGTTAGAGATGAATCCAGAGTTACTCCTAGATATGTCGGGGAATAATTATGCTTAATTGTAGTTTCGTTGAAGACTACTTTCAGTTTTCTATTTTGGTTGTTTACGAGGTGGAAACAGCAAAACTTCTGTCCTTTGAGGATTTGGGCAAATTCGCCACtttgtgaaatatttattcaaagtcGACTGACAGTCCGTTctctacattttcaaaattctgatGTTGGTACCTAAGCCATTGCCAGGTGGTCAGCATAGATGAATTTTCGGGAATTTGTTGGGGGTAAATCACTtgtatataaattaaataagatCGGTGACAATACTGAGCCTTGAGGTAAACCATTGTTGagaaatcgaaatttactgcttttgtttttaatagaaTTTGGGACGTTAACCAGACGAGAAGCAACCGAATTTGGACTAATAGTAGATTTAGATCTAGTAGTTTAATTAGCCCCTCCTAGTTTTCGAAGTAAAGACCAACAACTGCGACTAGAACGAGTGAAGTTCATGTTTTCCAAAAGTtcattccatttttttttccttgaaTTATTCAGTgatttgggtttttttgatatttgtcaAACAGATTATTAGTAGTACTCGACCAACACGTGGTATATTCTTTCCGGAATCCTCTTGGAATGAACTTTTTAACGGCACTTTTAATCGCTCCTACGAACCTTTGATAAATTGTTGTTGGTTGGTGGGATCCAATGAACGGTTTGTTCTACCtgattttgaaatgttttccagtcagctttttgaaaaatccCAACGTGGTTTTTCATTGTGTGGGATAACGGGATCTGTATACCGACAGTTATTAATACTGGTGTTGTCGGGAGTCATGGCTATTACTATTTTATCGATAGATTTTTAATATCTAATTTTTCTTGCCTAACAGAACCAGAgggtgttagaaaataattagaaaagaaTTTAGGTATAATTTTCTTtactctacaacttttgtttttaagactttgttctaaaataattagaGGAGCCAATATCCGacgatttttacttttacacgtaaagtgcctatgtaccaaaatccattctacaccctgtatacagggtgattctaaaataagtttggaaaaaaaatgtagagtatccttgacacaaaataattatgcgtaaatgacttttggaggtgaaatcaaaaggaagGAAATTACCCTctatccttgtattttcaacgcctatgaatagggaaaatttgtccgaatttgttcacttcattagcaaccattgttacatcaactccacaataaaggcgtaggtgcaagcacactgctttgtaattGTTTCTAgggaaatgatcgagaggagtaaggttacgtttgtgactgacgggcacgtttgattattattattgttattataatcgtgtcaaatagctatttatgcaccaagggcgttacaacgatgagcgtaatcattcggtgacgccgtggtgcatacaagattttatttttcactagacgtgttctacaaaaaaaaatggcatcattgcaattatgaattgatgagggcgttatgaattcattacgcccgcttattcttattacgccctgtattattccccggttgttatggacatgtttacgtatttcgtatcctaggagttatcacgCAGTTATACGAAAgtgaaaagtaaaataaattacgccctagaattcgaactgttaggaaaataacgtttttcatgttgcgtgtaactagaattttcaaaagtaattttgaatgcctaagatTGGCTACAATtaattgagagattaagttCAACTAAATATTgcgccagaaaccaaaattgattgtgaaacgaaaaaacacctatcacttagcgagaaatacagccatatgcaactgttacaaggaattcgctgccttacggttacgatatcttttgtttgtcaccaaaaaccgcatagcctccaacctgaCCAAATTTTTGGCAACCTAGttacgaatatccctaaatcctaggaagtaattaatttttgacacgattataaactaccaagataatcaggtaacctttaactcagcagcgtactagcaatttttttttgtctatgacttcttttcatcatcaccaattaccgttttttttttccaaacttatttcagaatcacctgtACAGTAAGATTATAAAataaagtctgtctcaattataaatttccaccaacactgcattctacgttggaaatacaaccggcaacactgtttggtgaaaaaaaaaatgatagaAGAGTCTTTATTATTCAGGAGCTTAATGTGAGACTGTGTGAGACGTCAGTTCATCATTTATTATCATATGTATAACTACAACATATCATTACAATCTGAAAGGAATAATTGAAGATCCATGCAGTTTTGTGTTAACTTATTTTCAGatatttgtttcaatttcttcatttcatgtaaaaatttaaaataataataattattgcaaCGCGTATTGAAAAGTGTGAAAGATTCTTCAGTTGTGTCATGTCTTTCTTAAGTAAGATTATCTGCACCTATTAAAATACATAGTTGTTTCCGCTAAAAAGGTGGAAGCAAACAAAAAGTgacgtcaaaaaaaaagagaaaggaTCACTTTTCATTACCCACCGAGAGAGAGCGAGCTGCTTGCATTTTCAGCCATAGCGACGGGAAATTTCGGGATGGATATGGTGAGGATGCGGATGGAAGCTGGTAGGTACTGAGGGGTAGTGACCCGGCATTAGCGCATTCCCCTATTTGTAACATGAGACCCTGCGACGTATGCGTATATTGTGATGTGATGGTGTGGGAAAAGCCTCAAAAAAAAACCACACCAGGTCAGGTAGTCTGAAATTTGAGCCCAGCACCTTCCGAATGCAAAGAAGCAGGTTAAGTGTTTAGCCAGATTAGTCAGTGATGTCTGATGTGCTGTGACTCGGACCAACTAATAAGTTGCTATTCTATTACTGTCTTCGCCCTCGTGTACTTCATACTGGATGGAACCGTAAGGTGTTGCTTTCTTTAGACGTTTGACGAAAAAGTTTTATAACTGAAGAATATCtcctaataaaatttcattgctATTTATTACTGCCTTTGTGAAGGTGACAATTGCTGAAAAGACTGAGTGGACCTAAGAATCCTAACGTTTTCACTGAAGAGGATTTTTTCCTCTCCATTCGTAAGATTGATAAGACTGATGAAGCAGAATATAAAAACCGTTTCTAATAACGTAAATCAAAGTCCAAGTTCTGCAACGTCTTTGACCCAATATTAATTAACTCCCCAGGATCATAGTTTCTTTCAGTCAGTAATGTTTCTGACAcagtttcttcttcttttgaCAGTGgtacaatttataatatcaGAGGAATAAGGGCTACAGATGACTACTTGCATttgataatttacaataatgtGGCTACTTGTTGGTTTGTaagatttaattcaaatttttcgaCAGGTGAATTCCAGATTGGGGCTGCGATCAGCCCTataaagttttgttttttaaaatgatgctTTTATGGACAAATTTCCGTTAAACCAATAGAAAAGGGAAATAGGTAGTAATTACAGAAATCAGAAAATCTTTATTGTTCAACAAGTTAAAGTCAATGTCATCTATTCACAACCTTACTGTAGAGATTAATCATTTGTTGTTTCTTCATCACTACAAAATATTATGCAACGGTAAACTCTAAAGGTGTATGCTGATTTTAGCTTTTTTGGCGCGCGAAAAATGATCACATGAGCAGAGGTTGAGAACACGTGCGCGAAGCATTTTGACACAAATTCACAAATATGATGCGCTTTTTGTCGGTTGCGGCGAACGCATGCACATTGGTACGTGAAAAAATACTCAAATCAGTATTGACctttaaaataacaagaaataTCTAGGGTCAATGTTTACTTTAGTTACTTGTcgaattttcacattttttctgACGCCAGACACTCTTGGGGCGTcttcctacatcgtttcccaccactcaaactTTGTGCAAATAAATACTGCAAATGCATGTTCCTTGCCCTTTGCCTTTAGTTATATCTACATACTAGACAATAGAcattgacgcgaccttgaaacacaacaagagagaaaaacaaggacatttgcacaaggttttaTGGGTGGGAAACGACGTAGAACGCCCAAAGGGTCTCCgtccagaaaaaacgcgaaaattcgacaactaaagtaaacaattaccaTCTCTAGCATTAGAATTCTTAATGTCGTTTTAGGTTATTTACTATTTTTacatcaattaattttttacggCCAATAACTGAACCACGATCAgttgatatttttttgcaacttcaACTGATCACCTAACatcgtttcaatttttttggacTTCGTCTGTTATTATTGAACTCAATCAGTGTTTAAGATGGACATAAACTAGGATTATTCCACAAGATTTAAACTTTTTTCTAAGGCTACCACAAGGTCACGAATTTGTTTTCGTTTCTTTAATACGATGTTACAAGatgggaaaaatatttacacagaTAACACAGAATATTTGCGCATTgagtaaataaatatgtatggcGAAAAAACTATATCGATTGAGTTAGGAAAATTAAAGTAGGTcagacaaaatttattgtgtcaaaaatttgttagGATAAAATCTTAAACCTTCAACAGAATCATCCCTACATGATTTTCCATATTTCTCTGCTGTTAATAATCTTTCTTTGGCTAAAGTAAATGCAATACCAAGAGTCTGAGCCAGTTCTTCTGAAGATAAAGATCCCTTATCATCTAACTAAAATTGAaagtttaagaaaaaatatatacaaaaaaatgaaagaataCCATAATTGCTGTGGCCTCAGCAATATTTTCATCATTTAAAGTAGCATCTTGAAGTACCATTACTCCAGAACTgaactgaaataattttaatggcAAATTCAAAGATTCCATTATTTGACAAGCACTTAAAATATCTTCAGGAGAAAGCAATTCTAAACCTCTTGCTCTATTAACTCGACAAAACACATCTGTTAATGCCATCATTCCACCCATTTCTTCAATATGTAGTTGCAATATATCACAAATTTGTTTAGCCAAACTCCTGTAGAACTGATTATCAGTTTTATATGAATTCCGCGTTACAGGATCATCTATGCCCAGACTGAGTAGGTATGATTTGAAACGGACTGTTTCATCTTCTGTAATATCACCTTGTTTCTCctgaaaatagaaaaatttgcATGACACTATCACTATGGCATACATCAATGATACCACTCTATCAATCATTCAATTCCCCTTGAGTACTTTCAATGATACCCCAACTACCTGAATCAATAATGTTTGTTATATGACATTTTTTACTACTTATTTATTCAATAGTCATgcaaaatatatttcattcattcattttttccTGGTAATTCTTGCTCATTGTGACAAAAATTTGCATAAATGAGAAGCAGGagcattttcatttatatccCTGTTAGAATTACCAGTTAATGAGTGAATATATTACTGTTCCCTATTTACATTTCCATATATagataaaacaaattattatgcACTTCATCAccttaatttttgttgaaattgttCTGGACAATTGCACCATATCTTTAGCCATTGTCATAAGTTTACTTAAATCTTGAAAAGCTACAGAAATACTCTCATCTGCagctttttgtttttcttgtaaGCTCCGTTCGATGCCAACAATGCCTGTTCGAAGTTTTATCTGTGGAGCAACTTTAGGTGCTGGAGCTGTTTGAGTTTGTGTTTCCCAATATTTTCTCTCAATACAGTCATTAAGTATTCCAGTTACATTTGAGCTAAACCCCTCTCTAAATGAtaactttataaaattataaatactTGTATGTTGGGGACCATCCTCTCCCACTGTAATAGTTATATTTCCcgtaagtttaattttttttaataaaactacAACTTACTGTCATGAGGCTCAGATAAATGGAGAACAACTTTTTTTGAACGACTAAAACTAAAAGCACTTGGTGATTCTTCTTCTATATAAACAAttaatgataaatttaaagctAAGCAGGTCTGGCCTTTTGATATTGCACCTGGACGTCCCCACAAAATTCTGTAagttgttattattaattctcCGCCTTCAAATGAAGTCTAGAAACCTAGCATTAATCcatattcattattttaattatgcttTAAATTACCTTTTGATCTCCATCATAGAGTCGAACATTCTTTTCACAAGTTAAAGTTGACTCGTTATCTAAAAGTAACGGACTAGCATACTTCCAACGATTCATTTTTGTataaacattattttgtattttaattttttaataaatgtatttaaattgaTAATATTTGCTTTACTTTCTaccacaaatatttttattcactGCTGACAGGCTGACACTCTAACAGCCCTAGATGTGACAGCACTgacagtaaaatgacaattgaCAACAACCCACAGCACGGCCgcctagattcataagagacttgtctcttatccggcccaGATCTTTGTTAAATagtatactccgtactctgatagattgcacgttttttgacagaatacagacacagaaactggtttggcgggaattaatctgcagggatacaacggtATTCtgcataacgtgaaacaattgagatggagagtttagtatttttcactgctttatgtttgggaactagaatttaaaaacgtgcaatctatcaccgtacggagtataccCTATAGATAGATtagaatatatatatatagtaCCAGTGTCACCAGCTTAGATTGGTTAAGGTCACCAGTGAGTCCAGTGACCTGGGAAATACCACGG of Tenebrio molitor chromosome 6, icTenMoli1.1, whole genome shotgun sequence contains these proteins:
- the Vps36 gene encoding vacuolar protein-sorting-associated protein 36 isoform X2; this translates as MFDSMMEIKRILWGRPGAISKGQTCLALNLSLIVYIEEESPSAFSFSRSKKVVLHLSEPHDMGEDGPQHTSIYNFIKLSFREGFSSNVTGILNDCIERKYWETQTQTAPAPKVAPQIKLRTGIVGIERSLQEKQKAADESISVAFQDLSKLMTMAKDMVQLSRTISTKIKEKQGDITEDETVRFKSYLLSLGIDDPVTRNSYKTDNQFYRSLAKQICDILQLHIEEMGGMMALTDVFCRVNRARGLELLSPEDILSACQIMESLNLPLKLFQFSSGVMVLQDATLNDENIAEATAIMLDDKGSLSSEELAQTLGIAFTLAKERLLTAEKYGKSCRDDSVEGLRFYPNKFLTQ
- the Vps36 gene encoding vacuolar protein-sorting-associated protein 36 isoform X1 — encoded protein: MNRWKYASPLLLDNESTLTCEKNVRLYDGDQKTSFEGGELIITTYRILWGRPGAISKGQTCLALNLSLIVYIEEESPSAFSFSRSKKVVLHLSEPHDMGEDGPQHTSIYNFIKLSFREGFSSNVTGILNDCIERKYWETQTQTAPAPKVAPQIKLRTGIVGIERSLQEKQKAADESISVAFQDLSKLMTMAKDMVQLSRTISTKIKEKQGDITEDETVRFKSYLLSLGIDDPVTRNSYKTDNQFYRSLAKQICDILQLHIEEMGGMMALTDVFCRVNRARGLELLSPEDILSACQIMESLNLPLKLFQFSSGVMVLQDATLNDENIAEATAIMLDDKGSLSSEELAQTLGIAFTLAKERLLTAEKYGKSCRDDSVEGLRFYPNKFLTQ